From Parambassis ranga chromosome 9, fParRan2.1, whole genome shotgun sequence, the proteins below share one genomic window:
- the spring1 gene encoding SREBP regulating gene protein, which produces MMVLRRLLRKRWVLGVVFGLSLIYFLTSTLKQEERTIRDRTLLEVRDSDHRIPWKVRFNLGNSSRQITQCRNSIQGKALLTDELGYVCERKDLLVNGCCNVNAPSTRQYICKSCLANGCCSIYEYCVSCCLQPDKQPLLERFLNRAAEGFQNLFTAVEDHFELCLAKCRTSSQSVQHENTYRNPQAKYCYGESPPELLPV; this is translated from the exons ATGATGGTGCTACGGCGGCTACTGAGAAAGCGCTGGGTGCTGGGAGTCGTCTTCGGACTGTCCCTTATCTACTTTCTCACCAGCACACTCAAACAG gaggAGCGGACCATACGGGACCGCACACTCTTAGAAGTTAGAGACTCGGACCACCGCATCCCCTGGAAAGTCCGTTTTAACTTGGGCAACAGCAGCCGACAGATCACTCAGTGCAGAAACTCCATCCAGGGCAAGGCGCTGCTGACAGACGAACTCG GTTATGTCTGCGAGAGAAAAGACTTGCTGGTTAACGGGTGCTGTAACGTCAATGCTCCCAGCACCAGGCAGTACATTTGTAAAAGCTGCCTAGCCAACGGCTGCTGTAGTATCTATGAGTATTGCGTGTCTTGCTGCCTCCAACCTGATAAG CAACCTCTCCTTGAGCGCTTCCTGAATCGTGCAGCTGAAGGCTTCCAGAATCTCTTCACTGCTGTGGAGGATCATTTTGAGTTGTGCCTGGCCAAATGTAGGACCTCTTCACAA AGTGTTCAACATGAGAACACCTACCGAAACCCTCAAGCAAAGTACTGCTACGGCGAGAGTCCTCCAGAGCTCCTTCCTGTTTAA
- the LOC114441798 gene encoding uncharacterized protein LOC114441798, whose product MDYKLYRPLILCVLALMLLEVQCSPVPSAASTDGCKSALPSAVRLAKLLEYEANQLLEKHIKCDGCSKDSIPDDVPAATVSGVNFSEQLQDIYTKGVLFRFHIAQVSRYQRELLTDPEDVLKSLSRLNVRLNDILGTTKNLILQCNDSEKPQLTTAAPPQPSCDDDYEKKLYSWGVIVRLKEWLTAVGRVLEEATSDDKKARI is encoded by the exons ATGGATTATAAACTCTACAGACCTCTAATACTCTGTG TACTAGCCCTGATGCTGCTGGAGGTTCAGTGTAGTCCTGTCCCATCTGCTGCTTCCACTGATGGATGTAAGAGTGCATTACCCAGCGCTGTGCGTCTGGCTAAGCTGCTGGAATATGAAGCAAaccagctgctggagaaacAT ATAAAGTGTGATGGATGCTCAAAAGACTCCATTCCTGATGATGTTCCTGCCGCCACAGTATCTGGCGTGAACTTctctgagcagctgcaggacaTCTACACCAAAGGTGTGCTTTTTCGTTTTCACATTGCACAAGTAAGTCGTTATCAGAGGGAACTTCTGACCGATCCAGAAGATGTGCTGAAGTCGTTAAGTCGCCTCAATGTAAGACTCAACGACATTTTAGGCACAACAAAGAATTTGATTCTCCAATGCAACGACTCAGAGAAGCCTCAGCTAACAACAGCAGCTCCCCCACAGCCGTCCTGTGATGATGACTATGAGAAGAAACTCTATAGCTGGGGTGTCATAGTCAGACTGAAGGAATGGCTCACAGCAGTGGGGCGAGTTCTCGAGGAGGCAACGAGTGATGATAAGAAAGCCAGGATTTAA
- the LOC114441372 gene encoding F-box/WD repeat-containing protein 8-like, which yields MAENELVAFRERWKQELKSIKVERRLGRASSSSQDKKRDLKNLNEACSSSKVEEGKVSVSGGETAADTEDQPEYVSIARSLLDGRTSPLLDRIQEERSRRKRQYQNMTGVCSASLQQEQQPQRKARKEEELVDLLIQDLNEVNDIPFFDVELPYELALKIFQYLSCAELGRCAQVSRAWRVLAEDGVLWFRMCTKEGYHQDAGVSDSPSWKSTLRDCRNSAKTLRSNWKNRVGSISQLQFELGKVLCDVSSCDNFVLAGYTSGDVRLWDTLHWDSSASYLKANSLSANTEPRPHVSHVQVNGTVAAAAYEDGCVDLWSTETGGEPIHHFQVSGRIQALALSPDSPALVSAAGSDVRLDSANDCGYWRTVCRPQLPKTVQSLTLVPGRGKQHPLAVLAAENTVYLLDPREEEPRMLHSVYGHPITCLDASDSQVAFGVKRTGWAMHDGGNKIHVYSLESNKPAACVGNSPGDFTCINLRDSSPHLLVCGNKDRRVRVFDLRTSSSVASLYAHHLGVTSVQADDWKIVSGGGEGLVCVWEMRMGAKLWEMHNRHPVRHVRFNTSTLLTANIPDDKSPRGACITDDDLTAHRRHRGVICHYDFSEDALSQDHILPICRSDYTETSGYNYNIGLAMPYDRLSGSHPSH from the exons ATGGCGGAGAACGAACTTGTTGCGTTCAGGGAGCGCTGGAAACAGGAGTTAAAGAGTATAAAAGTAGAGCGGCGGCTCGGTCGCGCTTCTTCCTCTTCGCAAGATAAGAAGAGAGACTTAAAAAATCTTAACGAGGCCTGCAGCTCTTCAAAAGTAGAAGAGGGTAAAGTATCTGTCAGTGGAGGGGAGACTGCTGCGGACACAGAGGATCAGCCTGAGTATGTGTCCATTGCGCGCAGTTTGCTGGATGGGAGGACCAGTCCTCTGCTGGACAGGATCCAGGAGGAGAGAAGCAGGAGAAAGAGGCAGTACCAGAACATGACCGGTGTCTGCAGCGCATCCctgcagcaggaacagcagcctcAGAGAAAAGCCAGGAAAGAAGAGGAGCTGGTGGACCTGCTCATTCAGGATCTG AATGAAGTCAATGATATTCCCTTCTTTGATGTTGAGTTGCCATATGAGTTAGCCTTGAAGATATTCCAGTATCTCAGCTGTGCTGAACTAGGCCGGTGTGCACAG GTGAGCAGGGCATGGAGAGTCCTTGCAGAGGACGGCGTTCTGTGGTTCAGGATGTGCACGAAGGAGGGGTACCATCAGGACGCCGGCGTATCCGACTCCCCCTCCTGGAAGAGCACGCTGCGAGACTGCAGGAACTCGGCGAAAACGCTGCGCAGCAACTGGAAG AACCGAGTGGGGTCAATCAGCCAGCTGCAGTTCGAACTGGGGAAGGTGTTGTGTGACGTCAGCTCCTGTGACAACTTCGTCTTGGCTGG GTACACCTCTGGAGACGTGAGGCTGTGGGATACACTGCACTGGGACTCGTCAGCCTCGTATCTGAAGGCCAACAGTCTGTCAGCAAACACAGAGCCCAGGCCTCATGTTAGCCACGTCCAGGTCAACGGCACAGTGGCTGCCGCTGCATATGAAGACG GTTGTGTGGACCTGTGGAGCACAGAGACAGGTGGGGAGCCCATCCACCACTTCCAGGTCTCTGGGAGGATTCAGGCGCTGGCTCTGAGCCCCGACAGTCCTGCTTTGGTTTCTGCTGCTGGATCAGACGTTCGGCTTGACAGTGCTAACGACTGCGGCTACTGGAGGACGGTCTGCCGGCCTCAGCTGCCCAAGACT GTACAGAGTCTGACTTTGGTGCCAGGCAGGGGGAAGCAGCACCCGCTGGCTGTTCTGGCAGCAGAAAATACCGTCTACCTGTTGGATCCCCGGGAGGAGGAGCCACGGATGCTCCACTCGGTCTACGGTCATCCCATCACCTGTCTGGATGCCTCTGACTCGCAGGTTGCATTTGGGGTGAAGCGAACAGGCTGGGCCATGCATGACGGTGGCAACAAG ATCCACGTCTACAGCCTGGAGTCGAACAAACCGGCGGCTTGTGTCGGCAACTCGCCGGGAGATTTCACCTGCATCAACCTGAGAGACAGCTCCCCTCATCTGCTGGTGTGTGGAAACAAAGACAGGAG GGTCAGGGTGTTTGACCTGAGAACCAGCTCATCCGTGGCGTCCCTGTACGCCCACCACCTGGGCGTCACCTCGGTGCAAGCAGACGACTGGAAGATTGTGAGCGGCGGAGGCGAaggactggtgtgtgtgtgggagatgaGGATGGGAGCTAAGCTGTGGGAGATGCACAACAG GCATCCTGTGAGGCATGTCCGCTTCAACACCAGCACCCTGCTAACAGCCAACATCCCCGACGACAAGTCGCCGCGGGGTGCCTGCATCACAGACGACGACCTTACAGCTCATCGCAG acacagaggagtcATCTGCCATTACGACTTCTCTGAAGATGCGCTGTCACAGGACCACATCCTGCCCATCTGCAGGTCAGACTACACCGAGACATCTGGCTACAACTACAACATCGGTCTGGCGATGCCGTACGACAGGCTGTCTGGCTCACATCCATCCCACTGA
- the LOC114441374 gene encoding calcineurin B homologous protein 3-like, producing MGASQTRTEHQYQSLADKTGFSLEQIKNLHQRFQHLSGNEEKISRENLDSIPALANNPIKKQIIEAFFDKRNQHQEEVGFFEEIGFEQFLMVMSHFRPPTLKMTEEEKQAMRKEKLRFLFNMHDTDNDGTITLDEYRKVVEELLSKSGAIDQEAAKAIADAAMLEVASTNVPHMGPDDFYEGITFEHFEQILKGLEMESRMHIRFLGVDTTTMRCGKSTS from the exons TTTCACTTGAGCAGATCAAGAACCTTCACCAGAGATTTCAGCATCTGAGTGGAAATGAAGAGAAGATAAG CAGAGAAAACTTGGACAGCATACCAGCCCTCGCCAACAACCCCATCAAGAAGCAAATTATCGAAGCATTCTTTGATAAACG AAACCAGCATCAGGAGGAGGTGGGCTTCTTCGAAGAGATCGGTTTTGAGCAGTTCCTCATGGTCATGTCCCACTTCCGTCCTCCTACTTTGAAAATGACAGAAGAGGAGAAGCAGGCTATGAGGAAAGAGAAGCTTCGCT TCCTGTTCAACATGCATGACACAGACAATGACGGCACCATCACTCTGGATGAGTACAGGAAG GTAGTGGAGGAACTTCTGTCAAAAAGCGGCGCCATCGACCAGGAGGCTGCCAAGGCGATAGCAGATGCAGCCATGTTGGAGGTGGCGAGCACAAACGTGCCCCACATG ggtccAGATGATTTCTATGAAGGAATTACGTTTGAGCATTTTGAACAG ATTTTAAAAGGACTGGAAATGGAGTCCAGGATGCACATTCGCTTCCTGGGTGTGGACACGACAACAATGCGTTGTGGGAAATCGACCTCTTGA
- the LOC114442025 gene encoding RING finger and transmembrane domain-containing protein 2-like: MQRRHSSNTDGMPSERSRSQTLGSESSLDEGGVFDCLKPESPTSPQQIFSGLVGVPSGTVSSAQFQAAGLVLGSPPEVFIQMTASSREEGGPHRTEGGPFLPRPPQHHHHHHHFHHQPLQHRTSSLLQQATTAAGSERHSSREESQDDQSTPAPALSELKAVVTWLQRGFPFILILLAKVCFQHKLGIAVCVGMASTFAYANSTFRHQVSLREERSVFAALWLFVFLGGNVVYIYYTFSQEELHNSLIFAKPNLSSFDFFDLIWAVGITDFVLKYVTIGLKCLVLFLPKILLAFKSRGKFYLLIEELSQLFRALVPIQLWYKYIMGEDPSNSYFLGATLIIIYSLCKSFDLCGRVSAIRKALVVLCKSQSYGVRAGSQQCSEAGDVCAICQADFRDPIALICQHVFCEECLCLWFDRERTCPLCRSTVVETLRCWKDGTTSAHFQIY; the protein is encoded by the exons atgcagaggagacacagcagcaacacGGATGGCATGCCCTCAGAAAG GAGCCGAAGCCAAACTCTGGGATCGGAGAGCAGCCTGGACGAGGGTGGTGTGTTTGACTGCCTGAAACCCGAGTCGCCCACTTCACCCCAGCAGATTTTCTCAGGTTTGGTGGGTGTCCCCTCCGGCACTGTATCCTCTGCCCAATTCCAGGCAGCCGGCTTAGTCTTAGGCTCCCCCCCTGAAGTTTTCATCCAGATGACTGCATCATCCAGAGAGGAAGGGGGCCCCCATCGCACAGAAGGTGGTCCTTTTCTCCCTAGGCCCCCCcagcaccaccatcaccaccaccatttTCACCACCAGCCCCTGCAGCACCgcacctcctctctgctccagcAGGCCACCACGGCGGCCGGCTCGGAGAGGCACAGTTCCAGGGAGGAGTCCCAGGACGACCAGTCCACGCCGGCCCCGGCTTTGTCAGAGTTGAAGGCGGTGGTCACGTGGCTGCAGAGGGGCTTTCCCTTCATCCTCATTCTGCTGGCCAAAGTCTGCTTTCAGCATAAACTGG gtattgctgtgtgtgtgggtatggcTAGCACATTTGCTTATGCTAATTCCACGTTTAGGCACCAAGTGTCATTACGG GAGGAGCGCTCTGTGTTCGCTGCTCTGTGGCTCTTCGTCTTCCTCGGAGGGAATGTTGTGTATATCTACTACACATTCAGTCAGGAggagctgcacaacag cCTTATATTTGCCAAGCCCAACCTCAGCAGCTTTGACTTCTTTGACCTGATCTGGGCGGTGGGCATCACAGACTTTGTACTGAAATACGTCACCATCGGCCTGAAATGCTTGGTCCTCTTTCTACCCAAGATTCTCCTGGCCTTCAAATCCAGG GGGAAGTTCTACCTGCTGATCGAGGAGCTCAGCCAGCTGTTTCGTGCATTGGTGCCCATCCAGCTGTGGTACAAGTACATCATGGGAGAAGACCCGTCAAACAGTTACTTCCTGGGAGCCACGCTCATCATCATCTACAGCCTCTGCAAG TCCTTTGACCTCTGTGGGCGTGTATCAGCAATACGGAAGGCTTTGGTCGTCCTCTGCAAATCCCAG AGTTATGGAGTGCGGGCCGGCAGTCAGCAGTGCAGCGAGGCAGGCGATGTGTGTGCTATTTGTCAGGCAGACTTCAGAGACCCCATAGCTCTGATCTGTCAG cacGTGTTCTGCGAGGAGTGCCTGTGTTTGTGGTTCGACCGTGAGAGAACGTGTCCGCTGTGCCGTTCCACCGTCGTTGAGACTCTGCGATGCTGGAAGGACGGCACCACCTCCGCTCACTTCCAGATCTACTAA